Proteins found in one Mucilaginibacter gracilis genomic segment:
- a CDS encoding gamma carbonic anhydrase family protein: MPVILPVKDKSPIFGNDCFIAPNATIVGDVIMGHNCSVWFNAVIRGDVNTITIGNNTNIQDGAVIHATYLRAATTIGDNVSIGHNALVHGCKLHNNVLVGMGAIVMDHADVQEFVIIGAGSVVLENTICESGYIYAGTPAKKIKPITSEQREMLMRLPNNYIMYSSWFKEI; the protein is encoded by the coding sequence ATGCCAGTAATACTTCCTGTAAAAGATAAAAGCCCAATTTTTGGCAACGATTGCTTTATTGCTCCAAATGCTACCATAGTTGGCGATGTTATTATGGGCCATAACTGCTCTGTTTGGTTTAACGCCGTTATACGTGGCGATGTTAATACCATCACCATAGGCAATAACACCAACATTCAGGATGGCGCTGTTATACACGCCACTTACCTGCGCGCTGCTACAACCATTGGCGATAATGTATCTATCGGCCATAACGCATTAGTACATGGCTGTAAGCTGCACAATAACGTACTGGTTGGCATGGGTGCCATAGTGATGGATCATGCCGATGTTCAGGAATTCGTTATCATTGGCGCTGGTTCTGTTGTGTTAGAAAACACCATATGCGAGTCAGGTTATATATATGCAGGTACGCCCGCAAAAAAAATAAAACCAATAACCAGTGAGCAGCGCGAAATGTTAATGCGATTGCCTAATAACTACATTATGTATTCCAGTTGGTTTAAGGAGATTTAG
- a CDS encoding type II toxin-antitoxin system VapC family toxin, with the protein MNYLIDTHVLIWVITDISKLPKNVIAKLEDNNNSVIVSSISFWEISMKHSFGKLKLNGVLPQQLPDLVKEMGFLTVSLDAEVAASYNNLIPGYHKDPFDRMLIWQAIINNYTFISNDAIIKQYTSAGLKVLW; encoded by the coding sequence ATGAATTATCTAATTGATACTCATGTATTAATTTGGGTAATTACAGATATAAGTAAATTACCCAAAAACGTGATAGCAAAGCTTGAGGATAACAATAATTCAGTTATTGTGAGTTCTATTAGTTTTTGGGAAATATCAATGAAACATTCTTTTGGCAAGTTAAAATTAAACGGTGTATTGCCGCAGCAGTTGCCAGATTTGGTTAAGGAAATGGGCTTTCTCACCGTTTCATTGGATGCTGAAGTCGCCGCATCTTATAATAATCTTATTCCAGGTTATCATAAAGATCCATTCGATAGAATGTTGATTTGGCAGGCAATTATAAATAATTATACTTTTATTTCTAACGATGCTATAATTAAACAATATACATCTGCCGGTTTAAAAGTATTGTGGTAA
- a CDS encoding CBU_0592 family membrane protein, protein MKTSDIIATVGVIILLVGFFLNLNKRIASDSKFYIWCNIIGAGMNCYASYLISFYPFLILEAIWTAVAAASLFKNVPRGTLNE, encoded by the coding sequence ATGAAAACATCTGATATAATAGCAACCGTTGGCGTTATCATTTTATTAGTGGGTTTCTTTTTAAACCTCAATAAAAGGATAGCATCCGATAGTAAGTTTTATATCTGGTGCAATATAATTGGTGCAGGAATGAATTGCTATGCATCCTACCTTATTAGTTTTTATCCGTTTTTGATACTTGAAGCTATCTGGACAGCAGTGGCAGCAGCGTCGTTATTTAAGAATGTTCCACGTGGAACATTAAACGAATAA
- the nadB gene encoding L-aspartate oxidase: MTRSVDFLVIGSGIAGLSFALKAAKHGKVLIVTKSNEDESNTKYAQGGVAVVVDKKEDSFEKHIEDTLIAGDGLCDRDVVEIVVKEGPERIQEIIDYGTNFDKTNKGYYDLAKEGGHSEFRVLHYKDITGFEIERALLEQIHQNPNIEILTHYFAVDLITQHHLGQFVDKSSADITAYGIYAFNTNTNAVEKILSKVTVMASGGAGHIYSITTNPTIATGDGVAMVYRAKGKVRNMEFIQFHPTALHNPGEYPSFLISEAVRGFGGVLKRRNGEEFMQEYDARKSLAPRDIVARAIDSELKKSGEDFVYLDIRHRSKADILAHFPNIYAKCLDIGIDMTKDMIPVSPACHYMCGGVMVDEVGKSSILRLYACGECSSTGLHGANRLASNSLLEALVFAHRIYENAIKQFESNLIPENIPDWDEKGVQLLNEDILVTHNIREMQKVMNDYVGIVRSDFRLERAMRRLGLLYEETEDFYKKTKLSVKLCELRNLIQVSYIVIKSAMMRKESRGLHYTTDYPEHLPVVEDTVLR; this comes from the coding sequence ATGACCAGGAGTGTTGATTTCTTAGTTATTGGTTCGGGAATTGCCGGTTTAAGTTTCGCACTTAAAGCTGCAAAACATGGTAAGGTACTGATAGTTACAAAGAGTAACGAAGATGAATCTAACACCAAATACGCCCAGGGTGGTGTTGCAGTAGTTGTGGATAAAAAAGAGGATTCGTTTGAAAAACACATTGAAGACACTTTAATAGCCGGCGATGGTTTGTGCGACAGGGATGTTGTTGAAATAGTAGTTAAGGAAGGCCCGGAACGTATTCAGGAAATTATTGATTACGGAACCAATTTTGACAAAACAAATAAAGGTTATTATGACCTGGCTAAAGAAGGCGGCCACTCGGAGTTTAGGGTGCTACACTATAAAGATATAACTGGCTTCGAAATTGAACGTGCCCTGCTCGAACAAATACACCAAAACCCTAATATAGAAATACTTACGCATTATTTTGCTGTTGATTTAATAACCCAGCATCACCTGGGGCAATTTGTGGACAAATCATCTGCCGATATTACAGCGTATGGTATCTACGCATTTAACACCAATACCAATGCTGTCGAAAAAATATTATCAAAGGTAACCGTAATGGCTTCTGGTGGCGCAGGGCATATCTACAGTATTACAACAAACCCAACTATAGCAACCGGCGATGGTGTTGCTATGGTATACCGGGCTAAAGGAAAGGTTCGGAACATGGAGTTTATTCAGTTTCACCCCACGGCTTTACATAATCCTGGCGAATATCCTTCGTTCCTGATATCCGAGGCAGTTCGTGGTTTTGGAGGTGTGTTAAAACGCCGCAATGGCGAGGAGTTTATGCAGGAATATGATGCACGAAAATCACTTGCTCCGCGCGATATCGTGGCCCGAGCTATCGACTCCGAATTGAAAAAATCTGGCGAAGATTTTGTTTATCTCGATATTCGCCATCGTAGCAAGGCTGATATATTGGCACACTTCCCCAACATATATGCCAAGTGCCTTGATATTGGCATCGACATGACTAAAGACATGATACCTGTTTCGCCCGCTTGCCATTACATGTGTGGCGGGGTGATGGTTGATGAGGTTGGCAAATCGTCTATTTTGCGCTTATACGCTTGCGGCGAATGTTCATCTACGGGTTTGCACGGTGCTAACCGTTTGGCTTCCAATTCTTTATTAGAAGCTTTGGTGTTTGCGCATCGCATTTACGAGAATGCCATCAAACAGTTTGAAAGTAACCTGATTCCCGAAAACATCCCGGATTGGGACGAAAAAGGTGTACAACTTTTAAACGAGGATATATTAGTTACCCATAACATCCGCGAAATGCAAAAGGTTATGAACGATTATGTTGGCATCGTGCGGTCCGATTTTCGTTTGGAACGGGCCATGCGTCGTTTAGGTTTATTATACGAAGAAACCGAAGATTTCTACAAAAAAACAAAGCTATCGGTTAAGCTTTGCGAACTGCGTAATTTAATACAGGTATCCTATATTGTAATAAAATCGGCCATGATGCGTAAAGAGAGCAGAGGATTACATTATACTACCGATTATCCAGAACATTTACCGGTAGTTGAAGATACGGTGCTGAGATAA
- a CDS encoding Ig-like domain-containing protein encodes MTFNAKRNLILQNLLLIIAIFVAFGCANIQRPLGGPRDKTPPKLLKATPANSTRNFNAKIIQLDFDEYFKLNSIYQEITISPDVAKAPEYSVRQKSLIIKLKDTLEKNTTYVINFGKAIADVNEGNVLKNFTYVFSTGSHIDSLTVSGVVVNPLSQTKEKDVTVMLIPLKLDSVYYRKKKPAIYATTDTAGNFKMSNLHTGDYKIYALKETNNNKIYDADDELIGFTKNIIHLNRDTANIRLQIFKQMPDKLRPLERRIDADGKLFFTFNKGIPNPGVKIQDPDLDAQKIVEFGRNADTATIYLKTMKFDSIKVSFLNNGKPLDTITLRRSQRDTYKRKISLEYNTPNDKLKPGADLMVKANYPIASIDKGRITLTEDSVEVNETDFNLIPNETDSKKFIIKYKWRPNKTYSLAFNEGTFADIYGDKNSRLPKKFELDKPENYSKLILNVTVPDTGHYVVQLLNTSDVEIRSDVITKSEKLVYNNYYTTKYHIKVIYDTNHNGKWDTGSVKLKTQPENIWLSKKEVSLRANWDITEDVVIPKETKSP; translated from the coding sequence ATGACCTTTAACGCAAAACGCAATTTAATTTTACAAAATTTACTACTCATTATAGCCATTTTTGTGGCTTTTGGCTGTGCTAACATTCAACGACCACTTGGCGGACCCCGAGACAAGACTCCGCCCAAATTATTGAAGGCTACACCGGCAAACTCAACCCGTAACTTCAATGCTAAAATTATTCAACTAGATTTTGATGAATATTTTAAGTTGAACAGCATTTACCAAGAAATCACCATTAGTCCGGATGTGGCCAAAGCACCTGAATATAGTGTGCGGCAAAAAAGTTTAATCATAAAACTTAAAGACACACTTGAAAAAAATACCACCTATGTAATAAACTTTGGTAAAGCTATTGCCGATGTAAACGAAGGAAACGTTTTAAAAAATTTCACTTATGTTTTTTCAACCGGTTCGCATATCGATTCGTTAACGGTTTCGGGAGTTGTGGTTAACCCGCTTTCTCAAACTAAAGAAAAAGATGTTACCGTGATGCTTATCCCGCTCAAACTCGATTCGGTTTATTACCGTAAAAAGAAACCGGCAATTTATGCAACTACCGATACAGCCGGCAATTTTAAAATGAGTAACCTGCATACCGGCGACTATAAAATTTATGCATTAAAGGAAACCAACAATAATAAAATTTATGATGCCGATGATGAGCTGATAGGCTTTACTAAAAACATCATTCATTTAAATAGAGATACGGCAAATATCCGCCTTCAAATTTTTAAACAAATGCCCGATAAACTTAGGCCGCTAGAACGACGGATAGATGCTGATGGTAAATTGTTTTTTACTTTTAATAAAGGCATACCAAACCCGGGCGTAAAAATACAGGACCCAGACCTGGACGCGCAAAAGATTGTTGAATTTGGACGTAATGCCGATACGGCGACGATTTATTTAAAAACGATGAAGTTTGATTCGATCAAGGTTTCATTTTTAAACAATGGCAAACCACTGGATACAATAACGCTGCGCCGAAGCCAAAGAGATACCTACAAACGAAAAATATCGCTTGAGTATAATACACCAAACGATAAATTAAAACCCGGTGCCGATTTAATGGTTAAAGCTAACTACCCTATTGCATCAATTGATAAAGGGCGTATAACTTTAACAGAAGATTCGGTAGAAGTTAACGAAACCGATTTTAATTTAATACCGAACGAAACCGATTCGAAGAAATTTATAATCAAGTACAAATGGCGGCCAAATAAAACTTACAGCCTTGCATTTAACGAGGGAACCTTCGCTGATATTTATGGTGATAAAAACTCGCGCTTGCCTAAAAAATTTGAATTGGATAAACCCGAAAATTATAGCAAGCTAATTTTAAATGTTACGGTGCCTGATACCGGACATTATGTTGTGCAGTTACTAAATACTTCGGACGTTGAGATACGCAGCGATGTAATCACCAAAAGCGAAAAGTTAGTTTACAATAATTATTACACAACTAAATATCACATTAAAGTTATATACGATACCAACCACAATGGTAAGTGGGACACTGGAAGCGTTAAACTAAAAACTCAGCCCGAAAACATATGGCTATCTAAAAAGGAAGTTAGTTTAAGGGCCAATTGGGATATTACCGAAGATGTTGTGATACCTAAAGAAACTAAATCTCCTTAA
- the nadA gene encoding quinolinate synthase NadA — translation MGTFEEMKTVGFIDEEIDVTLNLFEEIEKLKKEKNAVVLAHYYQEPDIQDIADYIGDSLGLSQQAAKTDADIIVFAGVHFMAETAKILSPNKKVLLPDLKAGCSLADSCPPHLFKKFKEQYPNHLVITYVNCTAELKALSDIVCTSSNAVQIVESLPKEQKIIFGPDKNLGAYVAKKTGRDLVLWNGACMVHEIFSREKITKLKSRYPDAKLLAHPECEDVILEMADYIGSTTGLLKYSTNSTAKEFIVATESGIMHQMQKDNPLKTFIPAPPNNNCACNDCPHMKRNTLEKLYLCMKNESPEIFVPMDIIERAVKPIERMLEISAQLGL, via the coding sequence ATGGGTACATTTGAAGAAATGAAAACAGTGGGTTTTATAGACGAAGAAATAGATGTGACGCTTAACCTGTTTGAGGAAATAGAGAAGTTAAAAAAAGAAAAAAATGCTGTTGTTTTAGCTCACTATTACCAGGAACCTGATATACAGGATATTGCCGATTATATTGGAGATAGCCTTGGCCTATCGCAACAGGCGGCAAAAACCGACGCCGACATTATTGTTTTTGCCGGCGTGCATTTTATGGCCGAAACAGCAAAAATACTTTCGCCAAACAAAAAGGTTTTACTGCCCGATTTAAAGGCAGGATGCTCGTTAGCTGATAGTTGCCCGCCGCACCTGTTTAAAAAGTTTAAGGAACAATACCCAAACCATTTGGTTATCACCTATGTAAACTGCACAGCCGAATTAAAGGCTTTAAGCGATATAGTTTGCACATCGAGCAACGCGGTACAAATTGTGGAAAGCTTGCCTAAGGAGCAAAAGATAATATTTGGCCCTGATAAAAACCTGGGTGCCTATGTGGCTAAAAAAACGGGGCGCGACTTGGTTTTATGGAACGGCGCCTGCATGGTACACGAAATATTTTCGAGAGAAAAGATAACCAAGCTAAAATCGAGATACCCGGATGCTAAGCTTTTGGCTCACCCGGAATGTGAGGATGTGATTTTGGAAATGGCTGATTACATAGGCTCTACAACCGGTTTGTTAAAGTACAGCACCAACAGCACGGCTAAAGAATTTATAGTTGCTACGGAATCGGGCATTATGCATCAGATGCAAAAAGATAATCCGTTAAAAACTTTTATACCTGCACCACCAAATAACAATTGCGCTTGTAACGATTGCCCGCACATGAAACGTAATACATTGGAAAAGCTTTACCTGTGCATGAAAAATGAATCGCCGGAGATTTTTGTTCCGATGGATATTATTGAAAGGGCGGTGAAACCAATTGAACGGATGCTTGAAATATCAGCACAATTGGGACTGTAA
- the mnmG gene encoding tRNA uridine-5-carboxymethylaminomethyl(34) synthesis enzyme MnmG: MFKKYNVIVVGAGHAGCEAAAAAANLGSSVLLVTMNMGTIAQMSCNPAMGGVAKGQIVREIDALGGYSGIISDKTSIQFRMLNLSKGPAMWSPRTQNDRMRFAEEWRLALERTPNVDLFQDMVSSLLIKGNTVCGVKTALGIEIESDAVVLTNGTFLNGVIHIGEKKFGGGRTAERAATGLTEQLVTLGFDAGRMKTGTPPRVDGRSLNYSLMEEQWGDEKRGRFSYTDVKLMDKQRCCWITYTNGKVHETLKEGFEKSPMFTGRIKGLGPRYCPSIEDKINRFAERDRHQIFVEPEGAHTVEIYVNGFSTSLPEDIQYKALTQIPGFENVKMFRPGYAIEYDYFPPIQLGLTLETKLISNLFFAGQINGTTGYEEAASQGLIAGINAHQKVHDKHELIMKRSESYIGVLIDDLVTKGTEEPYRMFTSRAEHRLLLRQDNADIRLSPIGFELGLISQERLDKVNRKIADSDTIVNFVRNKSIDAVDVNSLLEELGTSPLNQNVKMVSLIGRPQVGFNDLRKVDQSLNDILANYDNETVEQAEIKIKYESYFEKEMDIVNRMKKMEDKEINPEFNYHQLVSLSKEAREKLMRIKPRTLGQASRISGVSPSDISVLMVHVSR; encoded by the coding sequence ATGTTTAAAAAATATAATGTTATTGTAGTTGGTGCGGGCCATGCCGGTTGCGAAGCAGCGGCGGCAGCGGCAAACCTGGGATCGAGCGTATTGCTTGTTACCATGAACATGGGCACCATTGCACAAATGAGCTGTAACCCCGCTATGGGCGGCGTTGCAAAAGGGCAAATTGTGCGGGAGATTGACGCCTTAGGTGGATATTCGGGCATAATATCCGATAAAACAAGTATCCAATTCAGGATGCTTAACTTAAGTAAAGGCCCCGCCATGTGGAGCCCACGCACCCAAAACGACAGGATGCGATTTGCCGAAGAATGGCGTTTAGCATTAGAAAGAACACCAAATGTTGACCTATTTCAGGATATGGTGAGTTCGCTTTTAATTAAAGGCAATACCGTTTGCGGTGTTAAAACTGCCTTAGGGATAGAGATAGAAAGCGATGCAGTAGTACTTACCAACGGTACTTTTTTAAATGGAGTAATACATATTGGCGAGAAAAAGTTTGGTGGAGGCCGTACTGCCGAACGGGCAGCAACAGGTTTAACAGAGCAATTGGTTACCCTGGGGTTTGATGCTGGCCGAATGAAAACGGGTACGCCGCCAAGGGTGGATGGCCGATCGTTAAACTATTCGTTGATGGAAGAACAGTGGGGCGATGAAAAGCGCGGACGTTTTTCGTACACGGATGTTAAGCTAATGGACAAACAACGCTGCTGCTGGATTACCTATACTAACGGCAAAGTACACGAAACACTGAAGGAAGGCTTTGAAAAATCGCCTATGTTTACCGGCCGTATTAAAGGATTAGGCCCGAGATATTGCCCATCTATTGAAGACAAAATTAACCGTTTTGCCGAACGCGACAGGCATCAAATATTTGTAGAACCCGAAGGAGCGCATACTGTAGAAATTTATGTTAACGGTTTTTCTACATCGTTACCTGAGGATATACAGTACAAAGCCCTTACACAAATACCGGGCTTTGAAAACGTAAAAATGTTTAGACCCGGTTACGCTATAGAATACGACTACTTCCCCCCTATTCAATTAGGTTTAACTTTAGAAACTAAATTAATATCAAACCTGTTTTTTGCGGGGCAAATAAACGGCACAACCGGGTACGAAGAAGCAGCATCGCAAGGCTTAATTGCAGGTATAAACGCACACCAAAAAGTGCACGATAAGCATGAACTGATTATGAAAAGATCAGAATCGTACATCGGTGTTTTGATTGATGACCTGGTTACGAAGGGAACTGAAGAGCCTTACCGCATGTTTACATCGAGAGCTGAACACCGCTTATTGTTAAGACAAGACAATGCCGACATCCGGCTGAGCCCAATTGGGTTTGAATTGGGTTTGATAAGCCAGGAAAGACTGGACAAGGTAAACAGGAAAATTGCCGACTCGGACACGATAGTAAATTTTGTAAGGAATAAATCTATCGACGCAGTAGATGTAAATTCGCTTTTGGAAGAGTTAGGTACAAGCCCGCTAAACCAAAATGTAAAGATGGTAAGCTTAATAGGCAGACCACAAGTTGGCTTTAACGACCTAAGAAAAGTTGACCAATCGTTAAACGATATACTCGCTAATTACGATAATGAAACCGTTGAACAGGCCGAGATTAAAATAAAATATGAGAGCTATTTTGAAAAAGAAATGGACATTGTTAACCGCATGAAAAAAATGGAAGACAAAGAAATCAATCCCGAATTCAATTATCATCAATTGGTGTCGCTGTCAAAAGAGGCACGCGAAAAATTAATGCGCATCAAACCTCGCACTTTAGGGCAAGCTTCACGCATTTCGGGTGTGTCGCCGTCGGATATTTCGGTTTTGATGGTTCACGTGAGCAGATAG
- a CDS encoding type II toxin-antitoxin system Phd/YefM family antitoxin gives MKSMTVGEFKAHFSDVIEQVKAGEQIEVTYGKRKEVIGYFQPNLTDSKPKRKLGILEGKATAIFMDDWEMTEEEFLGL, from the coding sequence ATGAAAAGTATGACAGTTGGCGAGTTCAAAGCACATTTTTCTGATGTTATTGAACAAGTTAAAGCAGGTGAGCAGATAGAAGTAACCTATGGTAAACGAAAAGAGGTTATTGGATACTTTCAGCCAAATTTAACCGATTCTAAACCAAAGCGTAAGTTGGGTATATTAGAAGGCAAAGCTACCGCAATATTTATGGACGATTGGGAAATGACCGAAGAGGAGTTCTTAGGACTATGA
- the thiL gene encoding thiamine-phosphate kinase, which produces MFDNKEKTEIAHLGEFGLIDHLTKNIKLTQPTTLKGAGDDAAVLDFKDKKVLISTDMLLEGIHFDLSYCPLKHLGYKAIQVNLSDIYAMNGTATQVTVSLGFSSKFPLEAVEELYDGMLLACEKYKIDLIGGDTTSSKQGLVISVTSIGYADEKDIVYRNTAQEGDLLCVSGDLGGAYTGLQLLEREKLIYLENPNIQPDLEGKDYIIERQLKPEARWDIVELLRDVNVVPTSMIDVSDGLASEVLHICKQSNKGCNLYEEKIPIDPMTFDTAREFNLDPTVCALSGGEDYELLFTIKQADYDKIKFNSDISVIGHITEVSAGCNLITKSGNSHELKAQGWNAFKG; this is translated from the coding sequence ATGTTTGATAATAAGGAAAAAACAGAGATAGCACATTTAGGCGAATTTGGTTTGATAGACCATTTAACCAAAAATATTAAACTAACGCAGCCAACTACCCTAAAGGGAGCAGGTGATGATGCGGCTGTTTTAGATTTTAAGGATAAAAAAGTACTGATATCTACAGATATGTTGCTGGAAGGCATCCATTTTGATTTATCGTACTGCCCGCTAAAGCATTTGGGTTATAAAGCTATACAGGTAAACCTGAGCGATATTTACGCCATGAACGGTACGGCAACACAGGTAACGGTTTCTTTAGGATTTTCGAGCAAGTTTCCGTTAGAGGCTGTGGAAGAATTGTATGACGGGATGCTGCTTGCCTGCGAAAAGTATAAAATTGATTTAATTGGCGGTGATACCACATCATCAAAACAGGGTTTGGTAATTAGTGTAACTAGTATTGGCTATGCCGATGAAAAGGACATTGTTTACCGTAACACGGCCCAGGAAGGTGATTTGCTTTGCGTATCGGGCGATTTGGGTGGTGCTTATACCGGCCTGCAATTGTTAGAACGCGAAAAATTAATTTATCTGGAAAATCCGAATATTCAGCCGGATTTGGAAGGTAAGGATTATATTATTGAGCGCCAGTTAAAGCCCGAAGCACGCTGGGATATTGTTGAATTATTGCGCGATGTTAATGTGGTGCCTACTTCCATGATAGATGTATCCGATGGTTTGGCATCCGAGGTATTGCATATTTGTAAACAAAGCAACAAAGGTTGTAACCTTTATGAAGAAAAAATACCTATTGACCCGATGACCTTTGATACAGCCCGTGAGTTTAACCTTGACCCCACAGTTTGCGCATTAAGTGGTGGTGAAGATTATGAATTGCTTTTCACTATTAAACAGGCCGATTACGATAAAATTAAATTTAACAGTGATATTAGTGTAATTGGCCACATTACCGAAGTTTCGGCAGGTTGCAACCTGATTACTAAGAGCGGTAATTCGCATGAGTTAAAGGCGCAGGGTTGGAATGCTTTTAAGGGTTAA
- a CDS encoding ABC-F family ATP-binding cassette domain-containing protein has protein sequence MSTYISAENLGHSFNDTWLFRQLTFGINRGRRVALVGANGAGKSTLLKLLAGKFLPVEGKVVRSKELKLGYLEQDPQFVKGATISDFIFQADNVQQQLIRRYEELLEDEPDNYEAIEKVTEEISNLEAWEYEHNIKTILGRLDIHHLEQKIETLSGGQKKRLALAQLLIADPEIYVLDEPTNHLDIDTIEWLESLLTEGNKTILLVTHDRYFLDNVCNEIIEIDRGKINNYSGSYLYYLEKKAEQEAADAAQFSKNKNLLRKELDWMRRQPQARGTKSKARIDAFYDLEEKTKDGGPKEKVQLSTKTARQGNKILEIDNISIGFNGNELISNFSYTFKKGDRIGLAGKNGTGKSTYLNLITGALQPDKGTIDKGDTTVMGYFHQSGITFKGTERVIDVVTDVAEYITMADGKTITASNLLTQFLFPPAKQYGLISKLSGGEKKRLQLMHILMKNPNFLILDEPTNDLDIDTLNVLEEFLISYPGVLILVTHDRYLLDKLTDQLFILEGNGKVLIYNGNYSSYRSDVEEMKAEAKRAAKNPASKKTEEPAVKKSKLAFKEQQELLSLEKDIAHLEQEIRNFTVQLNSGITNHEELAYLADKIQDMNDTLDEKTFRWLELNELNETA, from the coding sequence GTGAGTACTTACATTTCAGCAGAGAACCTTGGCCATTCGTTTAACGATACCTGGTTATTCCGTCAGTTAACATTTGGCATTAACCGTGGCCGCAGGGTAGCCCTTGTGGGCGCAAACGGCGCAGGCAAATCAACACTTTTAAAATTATTGGCCGGTAAATTTTTGCCTGTAGAGGGCAAAGTTGTGCGCAGTAAAGAGCTAAAGCTTGGCTACCTTGAGCAAGACCCTCAATTTGTAAAGGGCGCTACCATAAGCGACTTTATTTTCCAGGCAGATAACGTTCAACAACAGTTAATACGTCGGTATGAAGAGTTGTTAGAAGATGAACCCGATAATTACGAAGCTATTGAAAAAGTTACCGAAGAGATAAGCAACCTGGAGGCCTGGGAATATGAGCATAACATTAAAACAATTTTGGGACGCTTAGATATTCACCACCTGGAACAAAAGATAGAAACGCTATCGGGAGGGCAAAAAAAGCGTTTGGCTTTAGCGCAACTACTTATTGCCGACCCGGAAATTTATGTTTTGGATGAGCCTACCAACCATTTGGATATTGATACTATTGAATGGCTTGAAAGCTTATTAACCGAAGGCAACAAAACCATATTGTTGGTTACGCACGATAGATACTTTTTGGATAACGTTTGCAACGAGATTATTGAGATTGACCGTGGTAAGATTAATAACTACTCGGGTAGCTATTTGTATTATTTAGAAAAGAAAGCCGAGCAGGAAGCTGCAGATGCTGCACAGTTTTCTAAAAACAAAAACTTGTTACGTAAAGAGCTGGATTGGATGCGCAGACAGCCACAGGCGCGTGGTACAAAATCAAAAGCGCGGATTGACGCCTTTTACGACCTGGAAGAAAAAACTAAAGATGGCGGACCTAAAGAAAAAGTACAGTTAAGTACCAAAACCGCCCGCCAGGGAAATAAAATATTAGAGATAGACAACATTAGTATTGGCTTTAACGGTAATGAGTTAATTAGCAACTTTAGCTATACCTTTAAAAAAGGCGACCGCATTGGTTTAGCCGGAAAGAACGGTACGGGCAAATCAACCTATCTTAACTTAATAACCGGTGCCTTACAACCCGATAAAGGCACCATTGATAAAGGCGATACTACGGTGATGGGTTATTTCCACCAAAGCGGTATTACTTTTAAAGGCACCGAGCGCGTTATTGACGTTGTTACCGATGTTGCCGAGTACATAACGATGGCCGATGGTAAAACCATTACAGCATCAAACCTGCTTACGCAGTTTCTGTTCCCTCCTGCCAAGCAATACGGTTTAATATCAAAACTGAGTGGTGGCGAGAAAAAGCGCTTGCAGTTGATGCACATCCTGATGAAGAACCCAAACTTTTTGATTCTGGATGAGCCCACCAACGATTTGGACATTGATACCCTTAACGTACTTGAGGAGTTTTTAATATCTTATCCGGGTGTATTGATATTGGTAACTCACGATAGGTATTTGCTGGATAAATTAACCGACCAGTTATTTATTTTAGAAGGCAATGGCAAGGTGTTAATTTATAACGGCAATTACTCTTCATACAGAAGTGACGTAGAAGAAATGAAAGCAGAAGCAAAACGTGCTGCTAAAAATCCCGCTTCAAAAAAAACTGAAGAACCTGCTGTAAAAAAAAGCAAACTGGCTTTTAAGGAGCAACAAGAACTACTATCATTAGAAAAAGATATAGCGCACCTTGAACAAGAAATAAGGAACTTTACCGTTCAATTAAACTCGGGTATTACAAACCACGAGGAGCTTGCTTACCTGGCCGATAAAATTCAAGACATGAATGATACCCTGGACGAGAAAACCTTCCGCTGGTTAGAGCTAAATGAATTAAACGAAACGGCATGA